In a single window of the Elaeis guineensis isolate ETL-2024a chromosome 8, EG11, whole genome shotgun sequence genome:
- the LOC105050649 gene encoding protein NOI4, whose translation MSQDKGRPLPKFGEWDVNDPASAEGFTVIFNKARDERKTGGSTRGVDSPGKEETAFKHGPYATKPNVNAKKWFCCIQASSADS comes from the exons CAGGACAAGGGTCGACCGTTACCAAAGTTTGGTGAATGGGATGTAAATGACCCTGCTTCTGCAGAGGGATTCACTGTGATCTTCAATAAAGCCAGGGATGAGAGGAAGACAGGTGGCAGCACACGAGGCGTGGACTCTCCTGGAAAGGAGGAGACAGCCTTTAAACATGGGCCTTATGCTACCAAGCCTAATGTGAATGCT AAAAAATGGTTTTGCTGCATTCAAGCTAGTTCAGCGGATTCTTGA